A segment of the Aureliella helgolandensis genome:
GGAAAAACTCTGTCGAATAACGCAGACGGAACCTTCGGACTATCACTAGGCAACGGCGGCAATTGGTTCGAGTTGCTCGTTGTCGGTTCAAGCCAATCCTCGATCGTCGACATGCGCGGATGGTCTCTAAACTGGACTGAAGACCAAGAGGTTTCGCCAGGCGTCAACTCTGCCGGAAGTATCCAGCTGAGCAACGATAGCTTCTGGAGTACCATCCGACGTGGCACTTTATTGACCTTCATTGAAACCACGGATGCCGCAACTGCGGAGAATGGTCTAGGCACCCAAGTCGCAGACACATCGACCAACACCAGCTTTGATCCCTTGGCAGGGGATTGGCACATCAACATCTCCACTCGGCAAGAACAAGCTAAGGTTGGTGGCGGCCTGGTGAGCACGACCACGAACGACGGAACACCTGGTGACTTCTCCGTCGGGAATGACAACTGGCAATTGACGATCAACAGCCCGACGGGTGTCGTCTTTGGACCAGCTGGCGAAGGCATTGGAAACGCATCGGGAGTCAGCAGCACAGAGGTCGGAAAATTCGAGGGACTTGCTGCCGGGGCAACGCTCGCAGACTGGCTGGCAGTCACACCAGAGAACGCTCCTTACAACGATGGAACCACCAGCACCTTTGGACAGGCCAACTCATTCGGAGGTAATTTGCAGGACCTTTCGTCACTGCAGTCTGTCCCAGAACCCTCTTCACTGCTGCTAGCCCCCTTTGTGTTCGGATTGGCTCTCCGCCGCAGACGCATGCCAAGCTAGGTTTCACCGATCTGCGATTGGAATCCACAACAGGAGCAGTCGCGCCGACGCGTCTCCTCAGCGAGACGGGTTGTCGAAAGTGCAACCCGCCGCAGGACGGGCTGTTGAAATAGTAACCCCCGCGTGACGGGCTGTTGAAATATTAACCCGCCGCGTCAGCAAGGATAGGTGGTCGCCACTACAGGGCGATTAGGGACGCTACCTTCACGCTAAAACTCAAGACGCTACTAAATCAACAGCCCGGTGAGCAAGGAAAGATAACCTCCGCTACAAGTCAATTAAGGATGCTACCTCCGCATCTAAATTCAAATTGCTATTAATTCAACAGCCAGTGAGCAGGGCAGGGACAAAACGGAAAAGTTTCTTAAGTCGACGCGATGCCAGCGGCGGGCCGCCCACGGTCTGGCACCACCGCTTTTGATATATTTGCGACCGTTTTTGCTGCTGGAAATTGCGTACAGAAGAAAGAAGGAGCAGTTGAGAACGCTTGTTTTCCTGTGAATCGATAGATTAAATAGAATTGTAGAGGAGAGTGGTAGAACGCATTTAGAGAAGGCCCCGGCTCGTCCCCAATTGGATTGTCCCACCCATTTTTTGGTAAACTCCGAGCCTGCTTCACTCTTCAATCACACTTCCTTCCTGCGGCAATTGATTTTCACTATGCAACGCATCGCTCTTCTCTCGATCGTGCTCTACCTGCAATGCTTCACCGGGGCGCAAGCACAGGAGCCGTTACAGGTCTTCATCCTGGCGGGCCAATCCAACATGGAAGGACACGCTAGCGTGGAGGTCCTCGATTACATGCAGGAAGATCCGCTCTCGGCGGCACTGCTATCCCAAATCAAGAACGCCGATGGCTCCTTCCGCACCATCGAGAACGTTTGGATTTCGTATCTAACAGGCGAGCAGGGACGAATTGATGGCGAGAATCACGAAGTATTTGGTCCATTGACCGCCGGCTATGGCAACCAAGGTGGTCGCGACTATGACATGATGGGCACCAAACTGGGACCAGAACTCGCCTTTGGAATCACCCTGCGGCAGCACATCCCCCACCCCATTCTGATCATCAAAACCGCCTGGGGCGGTCAATCGCTGCATACCGATTTCCGTTCTCCAAGCGCTGGACCGTACCTGCCGACAGAAGATGACATCGCCCGCGAACGCTTCGCGACCGCCGAACAACAAACTCAGCTGCAGGCAGCCACCGGCGCACGCTACCGTCAGATGATCCAGCACGTGCAAGCGGTCCTGCAAAACATACCTCGCATCTACCCCGGTTACTCGCCAGAGCAAGGTTACGAGCTCGCCGGATTCGTGTGGTTCCAAGGCTTCAACGATATGGTGAGCAGGAATGTCTACCCCGAAGTACCGGCTGATCACCCAACCCCTCGCTTTGCGAAATACACCGAGTGGCTGAGCCATTTCATTCGCGACACGCGTGCGGATCTGTCGACTCCCGACCTGCCATTCGTTATCGGTGTCCTGGGAGTCGACGGTGCAACTCCCAATGCGGGCAACCAAGCCTTTCGAGATAGCCAAACTGCGGTCGCCAGCCTGCCTGAGTTTCGAGGAAACGTTTTCGCTGTCCAAACCTATCCGTTCTGGGATGAGCGGTTGGCAGCCATCGACCGCAAACGGGCCGAACTCCGCCAAAAGCATTATTTATTGCGAACGAAAAACAAGAACCATGAAAACGCAGATGGCCAGCTCGATGAATCCGCGCAACGCAAAATCGTCGATGAACTGGAAACGCAGCTTTTCACCGAAGCCGATTACGCCCTTGAAAAACGAGCGAAGTCCAATGCCGGCTACCATTACCTGGGTTCCGCCAAAACCTACTCCCTGATCGGCCAAGCCTTTGCCGATACACTTCTAAAGCACTAGTCCTTGGACTAGCTTTCATGCAACCGTTCACCGTTGCCTGCGACTTAAACTCAAACCTGAAGCAGCAATTAAGGCTGCCAGATGGATGAGGCAGGTCTTCAACGAACGTCTGAAATGCTTCGCAATGATGAGTGTACTTGATGTAGCTCCTCGCCTTTGACGTTAACTGGGACGAGTCTGGTGCATCCGGGAATGTGGTTGGCAGGAAAATGGCCAGAGCAGCTTATCTTCCTGCCACCACCTCCCCTCCAAACTAAATAGCAATGACGCACCAGCCTGCCAACTGGAAATAGGCTTCCTGCAGGCGGTTCTTCTCCTACTGGACCTTGACTGAATATCTGTTGCAACATACAGTAGGTCTTACAGTGAACAGCCGATCGTTTCTTCTGAGGAAAAAAGCATGGGTAGTTTTAAATATCGCCGCTTGGATAAGTCCGATGCAGCCTTGCTGCTGGTAGATCATCAGTCAGGTCTGTGCAACGTAGTGGGAGACTTTTCTCCAGATGACTTTAAGAACAATGTGCTAGCCACGGCGGCAGCAGCAAAATATTTCCAGTTGCCGACAATTCTTACGACCAGCTTCGAGAAAGGCCCTAACGGACCACTCGTCCCTGAACTCAAGGAACTATTCCCTGACGCCCCGTACATCGCCCGCCCTGGCCAGATCAATGCCTGGGACAACGAGGAGTTCGTGGCAGCGGTAAAAGCGACTGGCAAGAAGCAATTGATTATCGCCGGCGTTGTCACCGAAGTCTGCGTCGCCTTTCCAGCGTTGTCCGCCGTCGAAGAGGGCTACGAAGTGTATGTTATTACCGATGCATCGGGAACTTTTAACAAGACAACTCGAGATGCTGCCTGGTCGCGAATGGAAGCAGCTGGAGTGCAGTTAATGAGCTGGTTTGGAATGGCTTGCGAATTGCATCGCGACTGGAGAAACGATATGGAAGGCCTGGGAACCCTACTTTCAGACCACTTGCCGGCCTATCGAAACTTGATCACAAGCCACAACGCGCCGCGATGAGGTCGTAGCTGCGTCGCAGTCACAGGTGTTCGGTCTAGTCGGCCGAGCCTCATCCACCTCACCTACCACGGAATCGTTCGATGAAAAAGATTAAGCAAATAGTTCGGAATGTTCCACAGCATTGGGTTGGCGATGGCTTTCCAGTGCGCAGTCTTTTCTCCTACAGCTCAGGGAACGAATACGATCCGTTTCTTTTGCTTGACTATGCCGGTCCGCAAGATTTTGCTCCCGATGAAGCGAAACGCGGCGTCGGTGAGCATCCGCATCGCGGTTTTGAAACGGTTACGATTCTGTACCAGGGCGAACTTGAGCATCGCGATTCCACGGGCAGCCATGGAAACCTGGGCCCCGGAGATGTGCAGTGGATGACGGCCGCCTCGGGCATCGTTCATGAAGAATTTCATAGCCGTAACTTCGCTCGGAACGGCGGTACCCTTGAAATGGTTCAATTGTGGGTCAACCTGCGTTCCACCGACAAGGCGTCGCCACCGAAGTACCAAGACCTGCGCGACGACCAGTTTCCTCGTGTCGAGCTCGCGAACGCTGCCGGTACGGCACGCATTATTGCGGGGCAATTCGGTGAGGCGGATGGGCCCGCCAGTACGTTTACGCCGATGAACGTCTGGGATTTGCAACTCAAGGCAAATGCGACAGTCGACCTGAAAGTGCCAGCCGGACACACTACCGTGCTCATCACTCAACAGGGGACGGTGCGGGTCAACGATTCGCCCATGAAGGGCGTTGAATTGGCTTTGCTGGAACGTGAGGGAGACTTGATTCAAATCCATTCCGAAACAGAATCAAGAATCTTGGTGCTTACCGGCGAACCCCTAGGTGAACCCGTAGTTGGACAAGGACCGTTCGTCATGAACACACGTGAAGAAATTCACGAATCCATACAGGCCTACCAAGCGGGCAAGATGGGGCACCTGGCGCCAGCGGAGTGACCTTTGCCAGCCAGGCTCTCGGGCCGGCTCCCAAGGCCTAATTCTCGAAACTCCCCAGCCCACCTCACCTGCCGGCGGGGAGATTTAAGTCCGTTTCAGTTCTGCCGCGAGGGTCTTACGCCAGTGAAACTCAAGCGGCAGCCACCTTCCTTGCTCACCGGTGGTACCGGTCCCCAGTGCTGAATCCCAGTGCTGGACGGCACACATCCCGATCCCCGTTTGGTTGCTGAGCAAATTTGCCAGTCACTATCCTGGCAATAAGTGGGCCGGCGTGGAACTTTAGTGAGCCTCAGTCTACAGATTTAGCGGCGGCACCAAGTCCTTGAGGGGAATTCTTTGGAAGGTCAGCTGAGCTTGGCTGCCTTCATACAGGATGCCGACCGTATGCCGGTCGATCATGGACATGCAGGAATAACCACTGCCACTTCCTTTATCCAGTAGAAGGTGATGCTCTTTCGGCCAGGTGAGTCCATGATCTGGGGACGCCTTGATCGTGATGTGATGGCGTCCACGCGTGCTGTCAGGGTTGGAAAACAGGAGCCAGGTGCCAACATTAGCTCCCACTTCTCGGTCCACGTTGATAAGACTTGCCATGCATGCAGTGGGCTCAATCAAGGCCCGTTCGGAGGAGGCGTGCTTGTGCCAGGTTTTTCCCATATCGTTGGTCGTCATGACAACTCGCACCGAATCTCGGTTGTAGCGACAATTCAACATCAACACCCCTGGCTCGAGCTCCACCACTTGCGCTTCCGTCGTATCGTCGAAAGCCCCAGTCCCAATATGCCAGTTCGCTCCATGATCCTTGGAATAGAGAATCGTGGAATGGGGCAAGCGATCATTCTCTGGGGAGTCCTGATACTGTGCAGCGAACACGAGAGTACCATCCTGCATGGTGATTCCCTTACCAGGTCCCTGTAGGAGGAAACACCATTCTGGGCGTTTAACTTGCTGGGTGATATTGATGGGGTCAGACCAAGTAAGTCCGTCATCGTCACTCCGCACGAGTATTAATTGCCCTGTTTCCTCGGGCTGAAGTCCTGGACCAGATCCATGCCAAGAACGATTCCCGTGGCTCCAAGTTGCCGCGACCCAGATCGTGCCGGTATTTCGATCGACCAGCACAGCCGGATCGCCAATTCCATCGTAATTCCATTCCGGATCCTGCCCCATGTCCATGATGGTTCTCATCGGCCGCCAGCTCAGACCACCATCGGTGGAACGCGACATTCCCACATCAATATCGCCCGGAAGATCCCCTCCCTTGCTTCTCCGGTTATCGTAAACGCTGATGAGTGAGCCACTCAGGGTCGTAGCTAAGCCTGGAATACGATAGGTGTGGACTCCATCTTCGCCGCGACTACGCAGCGCGATCCCCATCCGTTGCACCGTTGGGGCAGCGTCGAGTTGGATCGTTTCACCATTTGAAAAAGTCAGTTGCTCGCATACCGCGCCGATACGGTGATCGATATTGGCATCCTTTCGAAGCCCACAAGCGATCCAAACGTAGTTCGCACCTTCGCCGAGTTCTAGACCGCAATCGAACTGAAAAGACGAATCGATTCGCTCCGTAGAACCCAATGCAACAGCCGTGTTGAAGCGCCCGCTTGAGCCAGTGAAGAATGCACTCACTTGCGTAATCTCGTCCTCCAGTATAGTTCCCTTCAAGTTGCCGCGAATCTGAGATAAAGAAATGGGAGACACGCGCCCCGAAGTTTCGATCTTCAGTTTCACGATGGGGCAATGTTCCACTCCCACCAGGGCAGGCAACGTCAGTGGAACGACCTCTGCCGCAACAATTCTCTGCACTTGGGCGGGTGCGATACGTACATCATCGATCAACACTCCGGTACCAGGGGGACTGGTCACGGAGATTCGCAAGCGATCAAGGTTGGGGTCAGCCAGTGCTAGATCGATATCCGACAGAAAACCACGGCCGACTTGAATTTGTTTGTCGCCATTCCATATTTCCAGCCACTGCCCGTCCACCCGCTTCTCAATCCGAAACGTAAAGGGCGAGCGTTTGGTCCACCGCTCCGCACGAAACGTCAAGTTTCCATCGGTACGGACCGCCCCAGCCAATGTCAATTCGATGGAAGTCTCCGTGCCACCTGCCAAGTGCAAACACTGCTTGCCATTCGCAGCATGCTCCCTGTCGACTCGCGCACTCCCGCGGACAACAACCCACTTGCCCAAGTTCGTATCCAGCGACTGAAAGGGGCCAGCCTGCGCATGCTCAAAATCCGCTGTATTAGCC
Coding sequences within it:
- a CDS encoding sialate O-acetylesterase, whose product is MQRIALLSIVLYLQCFTGAQAQEPLQVFILAGQSNMEGHASVEVLDYMQEDPLSAALLSQIKNADGSFRTIENVWISYLTGEQGRIDGENHEVFGPLTAGYGNQGGRDYDMMGTKLGPELAFGITLRQHIPHPILIIKTAWGGQSLHTDFRSPSAGPYLPTEDDIARERFATAEQQTQLQAATGARYRQMIQHVQAVLQNIPRIYPGYSPEQGYELAGFVWFQGFNDMVSRNVYPEVPADHPTPRFAKYTEWLSHFIRDTRADLSTPDLPFVIGVLGVDGATPNAGNQAFRDSQTAVASLPEFRGNVFAVQTYPFWDERLAAIDRKRAELRQKHYLLRTKNKNHENADGQLDESAQRKIVDELETQLFTEADYALEKRAKSNAGYHYLGSAKTYSLIGQAFADTLLKH
- a CDS encoding PEP-CTERM sorting domain-containing protein — translated: MKISLRLLLIAVLTVCGNMSHAEVILNEWNAVGTGKTLSNNADGTFGLSLGNGGNWFELLVVGSSQSSIVDMRGWSLNWTEDQEVSPGVNSAGSIQLSNDSFWSTIRRGTLLTFIETTDAATAENGLGTQVADTSTNTSFDPLAGDWHINISTRQEQAKVGGGLVSTTTNDGTPGDFSVGNDNWQLTINSPTGVVFGPAGEGIGNASGVSSTEVGKFEGLAAGATLADWLAVTPENAPYNDGTTSTFGQANSFGGNLQDLSSLQSVPEPSSLLLAPFVFGLALRRRRMPS
- the ycaC gene encoding isochorismate family cysteine hydrolase YcaC; protein product: MGSFKYRRLDKSDAALLLVDHQSGLCNVVGDFSPDDFKNNVLATAAAAKYFQLPTILTTSFEKGPNGPLVPELKELFPDAPYIARPGQINAWDNEEFVAAVKATGKKQLIIAGVVTEVCVAFPALSAVEEGYEVYVITDASGTFNKTTRDAAWSRMEAAGVQLMSWFGMACELHRDWRNDMEGLGTLLSDHLPAYRNLITSHNAPR
- a CDS encoding sialidase family protein, producing the protein MNRSLSWQRALTAAFTLVPVFAFVLAGALRANTADFEHAQAGPFQSLDTNLGKWVVVRGSARVDREHAANGKQCLHLAGGTETSIELTLAGAVRTDGNLTFRAERWTKRSPFTFRIEKRVDGQWLEIWNGDKQIQVGRGFLSDIDLALADPNLDRLRISVTSPPGTGVLIDDVRIAPAQVQRIVAAEVVPLTLPALVGVEHCPIVKLKIETSGRVSPISLSQIRGNLKGTILEDEITQVSAFFTGSSGRFNTAVALGSTERIDSSFQFDCGLELGEGANYVWIACGLRKDANIDHRIGAVCEQLTFSNGETIQLDAAPTVQRMGIALRSRGEDGVHTYRIPGLATTLSGSLISVYDNRRSKGGDLPGDIDVGMSRSTDGGLSWRPMRTIMDMGQDPEWNYDGIGDPAVLVDRNTGTIWVAATWSHGNRSWHGSGPGLQPEETGQLILVRSDDDGLTWSDPINITQQVKRPEWCFLLQGPGKGITMQDGTLVFAAQYQDSPENDRLPHSTILYSKDHGANWHIGTGAFDDTTEAQVVELEPGVLMLNCRYNRDSVRVVMTTNDMGKTWHKHASSERALIEPTACMASLINVDREVGANVGTWLLFSNPDSTRGRHHITIKASPDHGLTWPKEHHLLLDKGSGSGYSCMSMIDRHTVGILYEGSQAQLTFQRIPLKDLVPPLNL
- a CDS encoding pirin family protein, coding for MKKIKQIVRNVPQHWVGDGFPVRSLFSYSSGNEYDPFLLLDYAGPQDFAPDEAKRGVGEHPHRGFETVTILYQGELEHRDSTGSHGNLGPGDVQWMTAASGIVHEEFHSRNFARNGGTLEMVQLWVNLRSTDKASPPKYQDLRDDQFPRVELANAAGTARIIAGQFGEADGPASTFTPMNVWDLQLKANATVDLKVPAGHTTVLITQQGTVRVNDSPMKGVELALLEREGDLIQIHSETESRILVLTGEPLGEPVVGQGPFVMNTREEIHESIQAYQAGKMGHLAPAE